The Cheilinus undulatus linkage group 2, ASM1832078v1, whole genome shotgun sequence genome has a window encoding:
- the LOC121526007 gene encoding lysophosphatidic acid receptor 6-like: MNATLEEGPEPAYAAFFGCILAVGLPLNAVSLWILLRHHSLKSPSAVYMVNLAISDLLLAISLPLRVYFYAMGTWPLSTLACHSVSMLFRNNIRSSALFITIISVDRLLAVVYPLRSRHLRTSSNAWKAAALIWLFVIVTNVPESVKYFIYLNNTNESSCFKGERNSKSIMIYLQLALVLSMLAVNIVCTALVSWTLNRHLNDSTRINNKVNVMLIFVMSLVMFIVCFLPLCVGLLVKTTSEEIIPLVCLTSVNCCLDPLLYYFSFDAFWKKKDNADLPG; encoded by the coding sequence ATGAACGCCACACTGGAAGAGGGACCAGAGCCGGCTTATGCTGCGTTCTTTGGCTGTATTTTGGCTGTGGGTCTGCCTCTCAATGCTGTGTCACTGTGGATTCTGCTGAGACACCACAGTCTCAAATCCCCCAGTGCTGTCTACATGGTCAACCTGGCAATCTCAGACCTGCTGCTTGCTATATCTTTACCCTTGAGGGTCTACTTTTACGCCATGGGAACCTGGCCACTGAGCACTTTGGCCTGCCACTCCGTTTCGATGCTGTTTCGGAACAACATTCGCTCCAGCGCTTtattcatcaccatcatcagcGTGGACCGTCTGCTGGCTGTGGTTTATCCTCTGAGATCACGGCACCTTCGGACCTCGTCTAACGCCTGGAAAGCTGCAGCGCTCATTTGGCTGTTTGTGATTGTGACGAATGTTCCAGAGAGTGTTAAATACTTCATCTATTTAAACAATACAAATGAATCTTCCTGTTTCAAAGGTGAAAGAAATTCTAAATCAATAATGATTTATCTACAGCTGGCTCTCGTGCTCAGCATGCTGGCAGTCAACATTGTGTGCACTGCTCTGGTGTCCTGGACTCTAAACAGACACCTGAATGACTCTACAAGGATCAACAACAAGGTGAACGTCATGCTGATCTTTGTTATGAGCCTGGTGATGTTCATCGTATGTTTCTTACCTCTGTGTGTTGGTTTACTTGTAAAAACAACAAGTGAAGAGATAATACCTTTAGTATGTCTCACTAGTGTGAACTGCTGCCTGGATCCTCTGCTGTATTACTTTTCCTTTGATGCTTTctggaagaaaaaagacaatgcAGATCTTCCTGGATAA